The following are encoded in a window of Candidatus Moraniibacteriota bacterium genomic DNA:
- the atpB gene encoding F0F1 ATP synthase subunit A: protein MHISLSPEILGFIGTFPLTNTLLATLSLSGFVIAISLFVQKKISLVPKKIQNAFESLIDFLLDLVNDVMQDKNLSRRTFPLIASIFIFIWVINLFEVLPGMGTVGMFEIVHGEKEFIPFIRSASADMNMTLALTAVALFAIHYFGVSALGASSYLGKFFVSPFKKPYGIGTFVGFLELVSEVSKILSFSFRLFGNIFAGEVLLMVMLVLVPYFVPIPFLFMELFVGFIQALVFAMLTAVFIKMATVKAEH from the coding sequence ATGCACATTTCCCTTTCTCCGGAAATTCTTGGTTTTATTGGAACATTTCCTCTTACCAATACATTATTGGCAACGTTGTCTTTGAGTGGATTTGTTATTGCTATCTCTCTTTTTGTTCAGAAGAAAATTTCTTTAGTTCCAAAGAAGATTCAAAATGCTTTTGAATCTTTGATAGATTTTCTCTTGGATTTGGTGAATGATGTTATGCAGGATAAAAATCTTTCTCGAAGAACATTTCCCCTTATCGCTTCTATATTTATTTTTATTTGGGTTATTAATCTTTTTGAAGTTCTGCCCGGAATGGGAACGGTGGGAATGTTTGAAATTGTCCATGGAGAAAAAGAATTTATACCTTTTATCCGAAGTGCTTCGGCAGATATGAATATGACATTAGCTTTGACGGCAGTCGCTCTTTTTGCTATTCATTATTTCGGTGTTTCTGCCTTGGGCGCCTCTTCCTATCTTGGAAAGTTCTTTGTAAGTCCATTTAAGAAACCTTATGGGATTGGAACTTTTGTTGGATTTTTAGAATTGGTCAGTGAAGTATCTAAAATTCTCTCTTTCTCTTTTCGATTGTTTGGAAATATTTTTGCTGGAGAGGTTCTTCTTATGGTTATGCTCGTGCTTGTTCCTTATTTCGTACCTATCCCATTTCTTTTTATGGAGCTTTTTGTTGGTTTTATTCAGGCATTGGTATTTGCTATGCTTACAGCAGTTTTTATTAAGATGGCAACAGTGAAGGCGGAACATTGA
- a CDS encoding AtpZ/AtpI family protein → MISLKKKEDTPWSALNFAWELGYIIVIPLILGVMVGKYIDFLFKTSPIFFLLSLFFSIVGTAILVYRRTLHVLRSLEQDIEKKKKK, encoded by the coding sequence ATGATTTCTTTGAAGAAAAAAGAAGACACACCTTGGAGTGCTTTGAATTTTGCTTGGGAGTTAGGATATATTATCGTTATTCCTTTAATCTTGGGAGTAATGGTGGGAAAATATATAGATTTTTTATTTAAAACTTCTCCTATATTCTTTCTTTTGAGCCTTTTCTTTTCTATTGTAGGAACAGCAATCTTGGTTTATAGAAGAACTCTTCACGTATTACGTTCTCTTGAGCAAGATATTGAAAAAAAGAAAAAAAAGTAG
- a CDS encoding MBL fold metallo-hydrolase yields MTFVFGWHIFQSTWKDSSGIKVSFLDVGQGDAILLSSGNIQVLIDGGPNPKILLDRLRQEMPYNDRHIEMVIATHPDADHIGGFSELMPVYEIGLVGETNTEKDTAVYRAWRTNLETYTTPRKVFSWGDRFVFPNGAVVNILHPSGKIKEAEKDINKASLVLFLEYGAQSFLFTGDLPGEQESFLDVSNVDVLKVAHHGSKSSTTENFLEKIHPIDAIISVGNDNKYGHPDSDILKRLEERDVRIVRTDVSGTITYYCKNEFDSCQIRVRR; encoded by the coding sequence ATGACGTTTGTTTTTGGCTGGCATATTTTTCAGAGCACTTGGAAAGACTCTTCTGGTATAAAAGTTTCTTTTTTAGATGTTGGTCAGGGAGACGCTATTTTACTTTCTTCAGGAAATATACAAGTACTTATTGATGGAGGACCGAATCCAAAAATTCTTCTTGATCGATTGCGTCAAGAAATGCCATACAATGACAGACATATTGAGATGGTGATAGCGACTCATCCGGATGCGGATCACATAGGAGGTTTTTCTGAACTTATGCCTGTGTATGAGATAGGTCTTGTGGGAGAGACGAACACAGAGAAAGATACTGCTGTCTATAGGGCATGGAGAACGAATCTCGAAACATATACTACCCCAAGAAAAGTTTTTTCTTGGGGAGATCGTTTTGTCTTTCCTAATGGGGCTGTTGTGAATATTTTACATCCTTCTGGAAAAATTAAAGAAGCCGAAAAGGATATTAATAAAGCCAGTCTTGTTCTTTTTTTGGAATATGGGGCACAATCATTTCTTTTTACGGGGGATCTTCCAGGAGAGCAAGAGTCTTTCCTTGATGTCTCAAATGTGGACGTTCTGAAGGTAGCGCACCATGGATCAAAATCTTCTACAACAGAAAATTTTTTGGAAAAAATTCATCCAATAGACGCTATAATTTCTGTTGGGAATGATAATAAATATGGTCATCCTGATAGTGATATACTAAAACGATTGGAAGAACGAGATGTCCGAATAGTGCGCACAGATGTTTCAGGAACTATTACATACTATTGTAAAAATGAATTTGATAGTTGCCAAATAAGAGTTCGTCGTTAA
- a CDS encoding ComEC/Rec2 family competence protein yields MDWKRIFASRGPVLFCYDYNPRKTGERTITWQSRLADMRSDWESRLEKILPFPESALGSGLLFGGTSRFSKEWEEKFNNTSMTHIVAVSGYNVTLLVQYFSLIAIAIGIRRQHSWWIGVLGIFFFLALIGFPASGVRAGIMGILVLFAVRGGVIGSGTRALLLASAMMVFDNPFILRYDVGFQLSVLATAGILLGVPIIVTKWNKQKFPWIVEIFIEIFLTTLAAQLFVLPLILGTFGSFSFLSLFANILILWNIPLVMFFLFFALVVSSFSFFLAKLFGLGASLILSYNLFVIDSISSFSFFSISSFSMDFSYMYYGAILFVLFWYYVKNRRKKYLQCELYEAGEK; encoded by the coding sequence ATGGATTGGAAAAGAATATTTGCTTCTCGTGGGCCAGTTCTTTTTTGCTATGATTATAATCCTCGAAAAACTGGAGAAAGAACGATTACTTGGCAATCGCGATTAGCGGATATGCGATCTGATTGGGAAAGTCGATTAGAAAAAATCCTTCCTTTCCCAGAAAGCGCTCTTGGCTCGGGATTACTTTTTGGAGGGACCTCTCGATTTAGCAAAGAATGGGAGGAAAAATTTAATAATACTTCTATGACTCATATCGTAGCGGTTTCGGGGTATAATGTTACCCTTTTGGTTCAATATTTTTCTCTTATTGCTATTGCCATAGGTATTCGTCGACAACATTCTTGGTGGATTGGCGTCCTTGGTATTTTTTTCTTTCTTGCTCTTATAGGATTTCCAGCTTCTGGAGTTCGTGCCGGCATTATGGGTATTCTCGTTCTCTTTGCTGTGCGAGGTGGTGTAATAGGTTCTGGTACGAGAGCTCTTCTCTTGGCAAGTGCGATGATGGTTTTTGATAATCCGTTTATTCTTCGATACGATGTTGGTTTTCAATTGTCCGTATTAGCAACGGCAGGAATTCTTTTGGGCGTTCCTATAATAGTAACTAAATGGAACAAGCAAAAATTTCCCTGGATAGTGGAAATTTTCATTGAAATTTTTTTGACTACGTTGGCCGCACAATTATTTGTTCTCCCACTTATACTAGGAACATTTGGCTCTTTCTCTTTTCTTTCTTTGTTTGCTAATATTCTTATTCTTTGGAATATACCATTGGTTATGTTTTTTCTCTTTTTTGCTCTTGTAGTAAGTTCTTTTTCTTTTTTTCTTGCGAAACTTTTTGGTTTGGGGGCTTCTTTGATTCTTTCTTATAATCTTTTTGTTATAGATAGTATCTCTTCTTTTTCGTTTTTTTCTATCTCATCTTTCTCGATGGATTTTTCATATATGTATTATGGGGCTATCCTTTTTGTACTTTTTTGGTATTATGTGAAAAATCGAAGGAAAAAATATTTACAATGTGAGCTTTATGAGGCTGGTGAAAAATAG
- a CDS encoding anaerobic ribonucleoside-triphosphate reductase activating protein, whose protein sequence is MHIAGFEKFTLLDYPGKMATVVFTPGCVFRCPFCHNPELVEVTDSISLELFKKNREEEFFDFLEKRKGKLDAVCITGGEPTLQKDLLETISRIRSLGFLIKLDTNGFFPDIVEKILNENVVDYWAMDIKHMPEKYSLATGVSVPLDDIKRSVSLLMKRAKEYEFRTTVVPGIHEEEDFFRIAEWIDGASAYYLQEFRQGKILCKDLQIAADTFVNLDRIQKNIQDHFGLIEIRR, encoded by the coding sequence ATGCATATAGCAGGCTTTGAAAAATTTACCCTTCTTGATTATCCTGGAAAAATGGCCACAGTTGTTTTTACTCCTGGATGCGTTTTTCGATGTCCTTTTTGTCATAATCCTGAATTAGTTGAGGTGACAGATAGTATTTCTCTGGAATTATTCAAAAAAAATCGTGAAGAAGAATTCTTTGATTTCCTTGAAAAACGAAAAGGAAAACTTGATGCTGTTTGTATTACAGGAGGAGAGCCCACACTTCAGAAAGATCTTTTGGAAACAATTTCTCGTATACGATCTTTGGGATTTTTGATTAAACTCGATACGAATGGCTTTTTTCCAGATATTGTGGAGAAAATTCTCAATGAGAATGTTGTTGATTATTGGGCTATGGATATTAAACATATGCCAGAAAAATATTCACTCGCAACTGGTGTAAGTGTTCCTCTTGATGATATAAAAAGAAGCGTTTCTCTTCTTATGAAACGAGCGAAAGAATATGAATTTCGAACTACGGTTGTTCCTGGGATTCACGAAGAAGAAGATTTTTTTCGTATTGCAGAATGGATAGATGGCGCGAGTGCTTATTATTTGCAAGAGTTTCGACAAGGAAAGATTTTATGTAAAGACTTACAAATTGCAGCTGATACATTTGTAAATCTTGATCGTATCCAAAAAAACATACAAGATCATTTCGGTTTGATTGAGATTCGACGTTGA
- a CDS encoding ribonucleoside triphosphate reductase, which yields MNTIAIPKKEEEKNSSLESSTLLRIIKRSGRKAAFQPKKIVIAVEKALLVTGEGTTKEAKKVAKKVVALLEKEALKFKKNSDKEYIPNIESVQDTVEKVLMVLDFEETAKAYILYREKRRQAREARNSLQDAIRLVDDYLGELDWKTKENANMAYSLQGLNNYISSAVSAKYWMSRIYPEEIRNAHEEGDFHIHDLQAISAYCCGWDLQDLLHEGFTGVDGKVSCSPAKHFSVALGQIVNFIYTLQGEAAGAEAFSNFDTLLAPFVRYDNLSYKQVKQEMQSFVFNMNVSTRVGFQTPFSNITLDMTPPSTLRDESVVIGGVPQKEKYGEFQKEMDMINRAFAEVMCEGDSSGRIFTFPIPTYNITKNFPWEDKRFDPIWEMTAKYGIPYFANFVNSDMSPDDARSMCCRLRLNNKELRKRGGGLFGANPLTGSIGVVTINLPRLGYISQDMSDFYEKLDHLMDLAKESLEIKRNAVEHLTKKGLYPYTKFYLRNIYKRFSLYWSNHFSTIGIVGMNEALLNLVGEPITTEKGNFLAQEVLEHMRDRIINYQKETGNMYNLEATPAEGTSYRLALKDKAKFDTIIFANDEDVRKHKAEPYYTNSSQLPVGHTQDIFEALDLQDNLQTKYTGGTVLHGFLGERLSKGTQVRDLVKKISHHYHLPYFSITPTFSICPEHGYLSGEVPICPFCVVSGVSEKLQVKKKENNT from the coding sequence ATGAATACAATAGCCATCCCAAAAAAAGAAGAGGAAAAAAATAGCTCTCTAGAAAGTTCTACTTTACTTCGTATTATAAAGAGGAGTGGGAGAAAAGCAGCTTTTCAACCTAAAAAAATTGTGATCGCTGTGGAAAAAGCTCTTCTCGTTACAGGAGAGGGAACAACAAAAGAAGCAAAGAAGGTTGCCAAAAAGGTAGTTGCGCTTTTGGAAAAAGAGGCTTTAAAATTTAAAAAAAATTCAGATAAGGAATATATTCCAAATATTGAAAGTGTTCAAGATACTGTAGAAAAGGTATTGATGGTTTTGGATTTTGAAGAAACGGCCAAGGCTTATATTCTCTATCGAGAAAAAAGACGACAAGCACGGGAAGCGAGAAACTCTTTGCAGGACGCTATTCGCCTTGTGGATGATTATTTGGGTGAATTAGATTGGAAAACGAAAGAAAATGCCAATATGGCGTATTCATTGCAGGGTCTTAATAATTATATTTCTAGTGCTGTAAGTGCAAAGTATTGGATGAGTAGAATTTATCCAGAAGAAATTCGTAATGCACATGAAGAAGGTGATTTTCATATTCATGATCTTCAGGCAATATCAGCATATTGTTGTGGTTGGGATTTACAAGATCTCTTACATGAAGGATTTACTGGTGTTGATGGGAAAGTTTCATGTTCTCCAGCAAAACATTTTAGCGTTGCTCTTGGACAAATAGTTAATTTCATTTACACATTACAAGGTGAAGCAGCTGGGGCAGAAGCTTTTTCAAATTTCGATACTCTTTTAGCTCCGTTTGTTCGATATGATAACCTTTCTTATAAACAAGTGAAACAGGAAATGCAGTCATTCGTTTTTAACATGAACGTTTCTACTCGTGTAGGTTTCCAGACTCCGTTTTCGAACATCACTCTTGATATGACTCCTCCAAGCACTCTCCGCGACGAATCTGTGGTTATAGGGGGTGTTCCTCAAAAAGAAAAGTATGGTGAGTTTCAGAAAGAAATGGATATGATAAACAGAGCTTTCGCCGAGGTTATGTGTGAGGGAGATTCTTCTGGAAGAATATTTACCTTTCCTATCCCGACATATAATATAACGAAGAATTTTCCTTGGGAGGATAAACGATTTGATCCTATTTGGGAAATGACAGCAAAATATGGCATTCCTTATTTTGCAAACTTTGTAAACTCTGATATGAGTCCGGATGATGCACGAAGTATGTGTTGTAGATTGCGGTTGAATAACAAGGAGTTAAGAAAGCGTGGAGGTGGTCTTTTTGGAGCGAATCCTCTTACAGGATCTATTGGTGTTGTAACGATAAATCTTCCTCGTTTGGGTTATATTTCTCAAGATATGAGCGATTTTTATGAGAAATTAGATCATCTTATGGACCTTGCTAAAGAAAGTTTGGAGATTAAAAGAAATGCTGTTGAGCATCTTACGAAAAAAGGTCTTTATCCTTACACAAAGTTTTATTTGAGAAATATTTATAAGCGATTTTCTCTTTATTGGAGTAATCACTTTTCTACTATAGGAATTGTGGGAATGAATGAAGCACTTCTTAATCTTGTGGGGGAACCTATTACAACAGAAAAAGGAAATTTTCTTGCTCAGGAAGTTCTTGAACATATGAGAGATCGCATAATAAACTATCAAAAAGAAACGGGAAATATGTATAATCTTGAGGCAACTCCTGCAGAAGGAACGTCGTACAGATTAGCCCTCAAGGATAAGGCAAAATTTGATACTATTATTTTTGCTAATGATGAGGATGTTCGAAAACATAAGGCAGAACCATACTATACAAATTCATCTCAACTTCCCGTTGGACACACACAAGATATCTTTGAGGCATTGGATCTTCAGGATAATTTGCAAACAAAATACACAGGAGGAACTGTCCTTCATGGATTTCTTGGAGAACGACTTTCTAAAGGAACTCAGGTACGAGATCTTGTAAAGAAAATTTCCCATCATTATCATCTTCCTTATTTCTCTATCACACCGACGTTTAGTATTTGTCCCGAACATGGATATTTGTCAGGAGAAGTTCCTATTTGTCCGTTTTGTGTCGTTTCTGGAGTAAGTGAAAAGTTACAAGTGAAGAAAAAGGAAAATAATACATAA
- the nrdR gene encoding transcriptional repressor NrdR, with protein sequence MICPFCQNTSVKVIDSRDVHEGRAIRRRRECEKCGRRFTTYEEVEVLKITVVKRSGEEQEYDREKIRKGLEKAFEKRPVTLEQIEKFLGDIEYGIHSRHNEIIKSRDIGKLILKKLRDIDDVAYMRFASVYKSFKSVGNFRKELDKLEEEKKIGLRKEKTV encoded by the coding sequence ATGATATGTCCTTTTTGTCAGAATACAAGCGTTAAAGTTATTGATTCCCGCGATGTGCATGAGGGGCGTGCTATTCGAAGAAGAAGGGAATGTGAAAAATGCGGACGACGTTTTACCACATATGAAGAAGTTGAAGTGCTAAAAATTACTGTAGTAAAGCGATCGGGGGAAGAGCAGGAATATGATCGAGAAAAAATTCGGAAAGGATTAGAAAAAGCCTTTGAAAAGAGGCCCGTAACACTTGAGCAGATAGAAAAATTTCTTGGAGATATAGAATACGGTATTCATTCGAGACATAATGAAATAATAAAAAGTAGAGACATTGGAAAGCTTATTTTAAAAAAGCTTCGGGATATTGATGATGTTGCGTATATGAGGTTTGCAAGTGTATATAAATCGTTCAAAAGTGTAGGAAATTTTCGTAAAGAGCTGGATAAACTTGAAGAAGAAAAAAAGATAGGATTAAGAAAAGAAAAGACTGTATGA
- a CDS encoding 8-oxo-dGTP diphosphatase, producing MKKRLFTLCLATKEGKILLGMKKRGFGMGRWNGFGGKVEAGETIPEAARREMFEECGVGVENMEYRGVHEFIFESRPDEIMVVHIFCVDSFVGFPEETDEMKPKWFNFENIPYKDMWADDEYWFPLFLENKKFQGKFYFGKGDKILSQELKEVSDLPSLE from the coding sequence ATGAAGAAAAGACTTTTTACTCTTTGTCTTGCTACTAAAGAAGGAAAAATTCTTCTTGGTATGAAAAAGAGGGGTTTTGGTATGGGACGGTGGAATGGATTTGGTGGAAAAGTTGAGGCGGGAGAAACAATTCCTGAGGCGGCTCGTCGTGAAATGTTTGAAGAATGTGGCGTAGGTGTTGAAAATATGGAATACAGAGGCGTGCATGAATTCATTTTTGAATCTCGTCCTGATGAAATTATGGTAGTGCATATATTTTGTGTGGATAGTTTTGTGGGATTTCCTGAGGAAACGGATGAGATGAAACCAAAATGGTTTAATTTTGAAAATATACCTTATAAAGATATGTGGGCAGATGATGAATATTGGTTTCCATTATTTCTCGAAAACAAAAAATTTCAAGGAAAATTTTATTTTGGAAAAGGGGATAAAATTCTTTCACAGGAACTAAAAGAAGTTTCTGATCTTCCCTCGCTTGAATAA
- the secA gene encoding preprotein translocase subunit SecA, translated as MISFFSKIFGSNEREIRKMQVIVEKVAILEADIKILSDEELRLKTREFRDRLKNKETMDEILPEAFAVVREGAKRVLGQRHFDAQIMGGIILHRGKIAEMKTGEGKTLTSTLAVYLNALSGKGVHVVTVNDYLARRDCNWMGMVYDFLGLSTACIMHNASFLYEPKKIDTNEVSIEKENLRPITRKEAYAADITYGTNNEFGFDYLRDNMAQSLEDIAQRPFHYAIVDEVDSILIDEARTPLIISAPDSGSVDMYAKFAQIASGLKENTDYTLDEKSRSVAITDDGISRVEKILGVSNLYDPTNIRLIHQLEQALKAHAIFIRDKDYVVKDEEVMIVDDFTGRLMPGRRYSEGLHQALEAKEGVSVQRESRTLATITFQNFFRMYEKLAGMTGTAMTSAEEFAKVYELDVVEIPTNKQMIRKDFPDVIYKTEKVKFLAIVEKIREVYAKGQPILVGTIAIEKSEYLSELLRKKGIKHQVLNAKQHEKEAEIISQAGRKGAVTIATNMAGRGTDIKLEEGVSALGGLFILGSERHEARRIDNQLRGRAGRQGDPGVSQFFVSLEDELMRRFGGDKLKSLMTTLGLPENDPIQNAMISRTIESAQKKIEGFNFDIRKHVWEYDDVMNKQREVVYRKRMEILQTGDIKSILLTSLNDHIEMQFSHICVGEDMEWEVARIQENLSDMFKVDKSVIKELERIRDDRSLESHQKRTKLCEHAFGLAKLAFNKKEAELGAENVSRVAKALYLRTIDMLWMNHLDEMEYMRQGIGLRGYGQRDPLIEYKKEAFHLFSGLMESVRGSVLSSVFRLESAPAVFGGGISLQNVKLSGPSEQVKQFGGFDTTKMNSSGGEESKSQPIRARQQVGRNEPCPCGSGKKYKRCHGA; from the coding sequence ATGATTAGTTTCTTTTCAAAAATTTTTGGTTCTAATGAAAGAGAAATTCGAAAAATGCAGGTTATCGTAGAAAAAGTTGCTATCTTGGAGGCTGATATAAAAATACTTTCCGATGAAGAACTTCGTTTGAAAACACGGGAATTTCGTGATCGATTGAAAAATAAAGAAACGATGGATGAAATTTTACCAGAGGCTTTTGCTGTAGTTCGAGAAGGTGCAAAGAGGGTTCTCGGACAACGACATTTCGATGCTCAGATTATGGGAGGAATTATTTTACATCGAGGAAAAATTGCAGAAATGAAAACGGGAGAGGGTAAAACACTTACCTCTACATTGGCAGTATATCTTAATGCTCTTTCAGGAAAAGGAGTTCATGTGGTGACGGTTAATGATTATTTAGCTCGTCGTGACTGCAATTGGATGGGTATGGTCTATGATTTTTTGGGACTTTCTACGGCGTGTATTATGCACAACGCATCATTTCTTTATGAACCAAAGAAAATTGATACTAATGAAGTAAGTATAGAAAAAGAAAACCTTCGACCTATTACCAGAAAAGAAGCATATGCGGCTGATATTACGTATGGAACAAATAATGAGTTCGGTTTTGATTATTTACGAGACAATATGGCGCAAAGTCTTGAGGATATCGCTCAAAGACCTTTTCATTATGCTATTGTAGATGAAGTTGATTCTATTCTTATTGATGAGGCAAGAACGCCACTTATTATAAGTGCACCAGATTCGGGATCTGTCGATATGTATGCCAAATTTGCTCAAATTGCTTCAGGTTTAAAAGAAAATACAGATTATACCTTGGATGAAAAATCTCGATCAGTTGCTATAACGGATGATGGTATTTCTCGGGTAGAAAAGATTCTTGGTGTTTCTAATCTTTACGATCCAACTAATATTCGTCTTATTCATCAATTGGAACAAGCGCTCAAGGCTCACGCTATTTTTATAAGAGATAAAGATTATGTGGTGAAAGATGAGGAAGTTATGATTGTTGATGATTTTACCGGACGACTTATGCCAGGGCGTCGCTATAGCGAAGGATTACATCAGGCTCTTGAAGCTAAAGAAGGTGTTTCTGTACAACGAGAATCAAGAACTTTAGCTACTATCACTTTTCAGAATTTTTTTAGAATGTATGAAAAGCTTGCCGGAATGACCGGAACAGCTATGACAAGTGCAGAAGAATTCGCAAAAGTGTATGAGCTTGATGTTGTGGAGATCCCGACCAATAAACAAATGATTCGAAAAGATTTCCCCGATGTTATTTATAAAACTGAAAAAGTTAAATTTTTGGCTATTGTTGAAAAAATTAGAGAAGTTTACGCTAAAGGACAGCCAATTCTTGTGGGAACGATTGCTATAGAGAAATCAGAATATTTGAGTGAGCTTTTGCGAAAGAAAGGAATTAAACATCAAGTCCTTAATGCTAAACAACATGAGAAAGAAGCTGAAATTATTTCGCAAGCGGGACGAAAGGGTGCGGTTACAATCGCTACAAATATGGCGGGTCGAGGAACTGATATTAAACTTGAAGAAGGTGTTTCTGCTTTAGGCGGTTTGTTTATTCTTGGAAGTGAACGGCATGAGGCTCGACGAATTGATAATCAGCTTCGAGGGCGTGCTGGACGACAGGGAGATCCGGGAGTCTCTCAATTTTTTGTTTCTTTGGAAGATGAACTTATGCGTCGTTTCGGTGGAGATAAACTTAAAAGTCTTATGACAACTCTTGGGCTTCCTGAGAATGATCCTATTCAAAATGCAATGATTTCTCGAACTATAGAAAGTGCTCAGAAGAAAATTGAAGGATTTAATTTTGATATCAGAAAGCATGTTTGGGAATATGACGATGTTATGAACAAGCAACGAGAAGTTGTATATAGAAAGAGGATGGAGATTCTTCAAACAGGAGATATAAAATCAATTCTTCTTACATCTCTTAATGACCATATTGAAATGCAATTTTCTCATATATGTGTAGGAGAAGATATGGAATGGGAAGTAGCTCGGATACAAGAAAATCTTTCAGATATGTTTAAAGTGGATAAGAGTGTTATTAAAGAGCTTGAACGAATACGAGATGATCGTTCTTTGGAATCGCATCAGAAAAGAACAAAACTTTGTGAGCATGCCTTTGGTTTAGCAAAGCTGGCTTTTAATAAGAAAGAAGCAGAGCTTGGCGCTGAAAATGTTTCTCGAGTTGCGAAAGCACTTTATCTTCGAACTATTGATATGCTTTGGATGAATCATTTAGATGAGATGGAATATATGCGTCAGGGTATTGGGCTTCGGGGGTATGGACAGAGAGATCCTCTTATTGAATATAAAAAAGAAGCATTCCATCTTTTTTCGGGTCTTATGGAAAGTGTGCGAGGGTCAGTTCTTTCCTCGGTATTTCGTCTCGAATCTGCTCCGGCTGTTTTTGGCGGAGGGATATCTCTTCAGAATGTAAAACTAAGTGGACCATCAGAACAAGTGAAGCAATTCGGAGGTTTTGATACAACAAAGATGAATTCTAGCGGAGGAGAAGAATCAAAATCTCAGCCTATACGAGCTAGGCAGCAAGTAGGAAGAAATGAACCTTGTCCATGTGGAAGTGGAAAAAAATATAAACGCTGTCACGGTGCGTGA
- a CDS encoding ribosome-associated translation inhibitor RaiA has protein sequence MNVQYLFEGVDVSARTRMYIEKKLEVVERVFVDAQIRELIIADVEIEKDKRGEYRVEIMLKTPKNTFRSENISDTIENAMDLGQEDLKRQIREVKEREAVLKKRGARSIKKKMVIDKDARF, from the coding sequence ATGAATGTACAATATCTTTTCGAAGGAGTAGATGTAAGTGCTAGAACTCGAATGTATATAGAAAAAAAGCTTGAAGTGGTTGAGCGTGTTTTTGTAGACGCGCAAATAAGAGAATTAATAATTGCTGATGTTGAAATTGAAAAGGATAAGAGAGGGGAATATCGAGTTGAGATAATGTTAAAAACACCCAAAAATACCTTTCGATCAGAAAATATTTCCGATACTATAGAAAATGCTATGGATTTGGGGCAAGAAGATTTAAAAAGACAGATTCGTGAAGTGAAAGAACGAGAAGCTGTTCTCAAAAAAAGAGGTGCTCGATCAATAAAGAAGAAAATGGTAATTGATAAAGATGCAAGGTTTTGA